The Dehalococcoidia bacterium nucleotide sequence CCAGCTCTCGTGCCCAGGCCTTGGACGCCTCGATGCGGGCCCCTGCCTGTTTCGGCCCGAACACGGCGATGCCCTCGGCCTCCAGGCGGTCGGCCAGGCCCTGTGCCAGCGGCTCCTCCGGCCCCACCACCGCCAGCTCGACGCGGTGCTCCTTGGCCACCGCCACCAGCCCCTCGATGTCGTTAGCCTTCACGTCCAGGTTGGTGGCGATGGCAGCAGTGCCGGCGTTGCCCGGGGCGACGAACAGCTCCTCCAGGCGGGGCGACTGGCGCAGCTTCCAGGCGATGGCGTGCTCGCGCCCGCCGCCGCCCACCACCATGACCCGCCTCATGAGGCCTTGCGCACCTCCGCCGTTACGGGGATGGGGTTGCTCAGGGCGAAGACGGCCGGGCAGCGGGCCAGGGCCTCCTGCCGGGCCGCCTCCAGCTCCTCGGGCGGGGCATCGGTGTCGGCCTCGATGCTGAAGGTCACGCCCTGCACTGTGGGCGCCTCGGAGACGCCGAATGCACGGCCCAGGTCGAGCTGACATTCGCCCGTGGCCTTCAGACTCCGTAGCTGGATGCCGCGGGACGAGGCCGCAGTGACGAAGGTGGCGGTGAAGCAGGAGAGGAGGCCCAGCACGCACAGGTGCAAAGGCCCAGGTCGGGAGCCCTTGCCACCCATGAA carries:
- a CDS encoding OsmC family protein → GGGTVAVVNNVDLDAVAREAEAIARDPARGRRVNRGELQWHPDPSGPQMTVSARFENGELRLELDSPTFMGGKGSRPGPLHLCVLGLLSCFTATFVTAASSRGIQLRSLKATGECQLDLGRAFGVSEAPTVQGVTFSIEADTDAPPEELEAARQEALARCPAVFALSNPIPVTAEVRKAS